Proteins co-encoded in one Jeotgalibacillus malaysiensis genomic window:
- a CDS encoding 6-phosphogluconate dehydrogenase has product MSKHQFGVVGLAVMGKNLAWNIESRGFSVAVYNRSSEKVDDMLKESEGKQIHGTYSLEEFVDSLETPRKIMLMVKAGPATDATISGLLPLLDKGDILIDGGNTFYRDTIRRNKELSEYGVHFIGTGVSGGEEGALTGPSIMPGGQKEAYDLVAPIFNEISAKVNGEACSTYIGPDGAGHYVKMVHNGIEYADMQLIAESYFLMKQVLGLDAEALHEVFSEWNKGELDSYLIEITADIFKKYDEETGKPMVDVILDKAGQKGTGKWTSQSALDLGTPLPIITESVFARFISALKDERVKASGILNGPEPKLPEEDKNEWVEAIRRALYMSKIASYAQGFAQMRAASEEYNWDLKFGEIAMIFRGGCIIRAQFLQKIKEAYDRDPKLTNLMLDDYFKDIVENYQSALRDVIALAVKNGIPVPGFSTALSYYDSYRTAVLPANLIQAQRDYFGAHTYERVDKEGTFHTEWME; this is encoded by the coding sequence ATGTCAAAACACCAGTTTGGCGTTGTTGGTCTAGCGGTAATGGGTAAAAACCTTGCATGGAATATTGAAAGCAGAGGATTCTCAGTAGCTGTCTATAACCGGTCTTCTGAAAAAGTTGATGATATGTTAAAAGAATCTGAAGGAAAGCAGATCCACGGTACATACAGTCTTGAAGAGTTCGTGGATTCTCTTGAAACACCGAGAAAAATCATGCTGATGGTTAAAGCAGGTCCTGCAACAGATGCAACGATCTCAGGATTGCTTCCACTCCTTGATAAAGGAGATATCCTGATTGATGGTGGTAACACCTTCTACCGCGATACAATCCGCCGTAATAAAGAGCTGAGTGAATATGGTGTTCACTTTATCGGTACAGGTGTATCGGGTGGTGAAGAAGGTGCACTGACAGGGCCTTCAATCATGCCTGGCGGACAAAAAGAAGCGTATGACCTTGTTGCGCCGATTTTTAATGAAATCTCTGCAAAAGTAAACGGAGAAGCATGCAGCACATATATTGGTCCTGATGGAGCGGGACACTATGTGAAAATGGTGCATAACGGCATTGAATATGCGGATATGCAGCTGATTGCAGAGTCTTATTTCCTGATGAAGCAGGTACTCGGACTGGATGCAGAAGCGCTGCATGAAGTATTTTCTGAATGGAATAAAGGAGAACTTGACAGCTATCTGATCGAAATCACTGCTGATATTTTTAAAAAGTATGATGAAGAAACAGGTAAACCGATGGTCGATGTCATCCTTGATAAAGCAGGGCAAAAAGGAACAGGTAAATGGACGAGCCAGAGCGCGCTGGACCTTGGGACTCCGCTTCCAATTATTACAGAGTCTGTATTTGCAAGATTTATCTCTGCACTTAAAGATGAACGTGTAAAAGCTAGCGGCATTTTAAATGGTCCGGAACCAAAGCTTCCTGAAGAAGATAAAAATGAGTGGGTTGAAGCAATCAGACGCGCATTGTATATGTCTAAGATTGCATCATACGCTCAAGGCTTTGCGCAGATGAGAGCCGCTTCTGAAGAGTATAACTGGGACCTTAAATTCGGGGAAATTGCTATGATCTTCCGCGGAGGTTGTATCATCCGTGCACAGTTCCTTCAGAAAATTAAAGAAGCCTATGACAGAGATCCAAAGCTCACGAACCTGATGCTTGATGATTACTTTAAAGACATCGTTGAGAACTATCAGAGTGCACTTCGTGATGTGATTGCACTTGCAGTGAAAAATGGTATTCCGGTACCTGGATTCTCTACAGCATTGTCTTACTATGACAGCTACCGCACAGCAGTTCTGCCGGCTAACCTGATTCAGGCGCAGCGCGACTACTTCGGTGCTCATACGTATGAAAGAGTTGACAAAGAAGGTACATTCCATACTGAATGGATGGAATAA
- a CDS encoding DNA-dirted DNA polymerase — MNSFYASVEAAHQPELKGKPIAIAGNPEERRGIVVTCSYEARSKGVKTTMQVHEALKLCPELIVLRPDFTKYRQASKAMFDLLRSYTELVEPVSIDEGYMDITDLSGNPVELIKEIQDRILRELDLPCSIGVSPNKFLSKMASDMKKPMGITVIRKREIREKLWPLPIREMHGVGEKTAEKLAALSISTIGDLARAEEIQLKSLLGMNGLKLRSRANGVDERKVDPESVYDFKSVGNSTTLPRDLTNQNELLKIIEQLSAKVSERLRSKQMLGYGLQVMIRFKNRKTITRSLTLSHPLYEQVHIAEHAKSLFLKHWNGTPVRLLGVTVQDLADKSHAYKQINLFSYKEDVKYEPVEKVMRELEEKHGKGILTRGLKSSKNHQNAETSFSKDFLDDHD, encoded by the coding sequence ATGAACAGCTTTTATGCTTCAGTGGAAGCTGCTCATCAGCCGGAACTGAAAGGGAAACCGATTGCTATTGCCGGTAATCCTGAAGAACGCAGAGGGATTGTCGTCACATGCAGTTATGAAGCCAGAAGCAAAGGTGTAAAAACAACCATGCAGGTACATGAAGCGTTAAAATTATGTCCTGAGTTAATTGTTTTGAGACCGGATTTCACCAAATACCGACAGGCATCAAAAGCAATGTTTGATCTTTTAAGAAGCTATACAGAGCTTGTTGAGCCGGTATCAATTGATGAAGGTTATATGGATATAACTGATTTGAGCGGAAATCCGGTGGAACTGATAAAAGAGATTCAGGATCGTATCTTAAGAGAGCTCGACCTGCCTTGCAGTATAGGAGTTTCGCCAAATAAATTTCTATCTAAAATGGCATCAGATATGAAAAAGCCAATGGGGATTACAGTGATTCGCAAAAGAGAGATCCGGGAAAAACTTTGGCCGCTGCCAATTAGAGAAATGCATGGGGTTGGGGAGAAAACTGCTGAAAAGCTTGCGGCCCTATCTATTAGCACAATCGGAGATCTTGCCCGGGCTGAAGAAATACAATTGAAGTCTCTTTTGGGTATGAATGGTTTGAAGCTTAGAAGCAGAGCAAATGGAGTAGATGAAAGAAAGGTTGATCCTGAAAGTGTATATGACTTTAAAAGTGTCGGAAACTCAACCACGCTGCCAAGAGACCTGACAAATCAGAATGAACTATTAAAAATCATTGAGCAGCTTTCAGCCAAAGTCAGTGAGCGGTTAAGATCCAAACAAATGCTTGGTTATGGTCTTCAGGTCATGATCCGCTTTAAAAACAGAAAAACAATTACACGAAGCTTAACGCTCAGTCATCCCTTATACGAACAGGTCCATATAGCAGAGCACGCTAAATCACTTTTTCTTAAGCACTGGAATGGTACACCTGTGAGGCTGCTTGGTGTAACTGTTCAGGATCTGGCAGATAAAAGTCATGCATATAAGCAGATTAATCTTTTTTCCTATAAGGAAGACGTAAAGTATGAACCAGTTGAAAAAGTAATGAGAGAACTGGAAGAAAAGCATGGGAAGGGTATTTTGACCCGTGGACTTAAAAGCTCTAAAAATCATCAGAATGCTGAAACAAGTTTCAGTAAAGATTTCCTGGATGACCACGATTAA
- a CDS encoding chemotaxis protein CheW, whose product MSDGFKAVVFTCGSEEYAISIHNIISIEKEEKITAVPHLPEYMPGITQVRGELVPVLDFEQILYRRQLTESDVKMLVVKTAQLSLAVRVKDAKEIVDIPSNQLKQIGLAAYKQTEYFKGVAQLEDRLITIIDPEILTENLQGMKEIRDYMLQMKTSESL is encoded by the coding sequence ATGTCTGATGGATTTAAAGCTGTCGTTTTTACCTGTGGAAGTGAGGAGTATGCAATTTCCATACATAATATTATATCAATCGAAAAAGAGGAAAAAATCACTGCTGTACCGCATCTTCCTGAATATATGCCGGGAATCACTCAAGTAAGAGGAGAGTTAGTTCCGGTACTGGATTTTGAACAAATTCTTTATCGCAGGCAGTTAACTGAATCAGATGTGAAGATGCTGGTCGTTAAAACAGCACAGTTGTCGCTCGCAGTCCGCGTGAAAGATGCGAAAGAAATTGTTGATATTCCTTCAAATCAGCTGAAGCAAATCGGTCTTGCAGCATACAAACAGACTGAATATTTTAAAGGTGTAGCACAACTTGAAGATCGACTGATTACAATCATTGATCCGGAAATACTGACAGAAAATCTCCAGGGCATGAAAGAAATCAGAGATTATATGCTGCAGATGAAAACCTCAGAGTCATTGTGA
- a CDS encoding methylmalonyl-CoA carboxyltransferase: MSDMFEKINELYDRRREIELGGGDERIDRQHEKGKLTARERIDLLVDEGSFVELNPFIEHRCGDFGMETQKGPGDGVVTGYGKVNGRPIYLFSQDFTVFGGALGEMHAAKIANVMDLAAKNRAPFIGLNDSGGARIQEGVVSLDGYGQIFYRNSIYSGVMPQISVIMGPCAGGAVYSPAITDFVFMVDKTSQMFITGPKVIETVTGEKISSEDLGGSKIHNAISGNAHFRAETEQETLEQVRQLLSYLPQSNEEQPPVADYDHESDDRPDLADAIPFDPLRPYDVRIVLDHVVDKGSFMEVQKEFARNIVVGFARIKGETVGLVCNQPKVMAGGLDIDSSDKASRFIRFCDSFNIPIITFEDVTGFFPGIKQEHGGIIRHGAKILYAYSEATVPKMTVILRKAYGGAYVALNSKSIGADLVFAWPNAEIAVMGPQGAANIIFAKEIASSENPEAMRAQKIEEYREKFANPFVAASRGMVDDVIDPRETRIKLIQGLEMMRNKHEDRPKKKHGNIPL; this comes from the coding sequence ATGAGTGATATGTTTGAAAAAATAAATGAATTGTATGATAGAAGAAGAGAAATTGAACTTGGCGGCGGTGATGAGCGGATTGACAGGCAGCATGAAAAAGGAAAGCTGACTGCGCGTGAAAGAATCGATCTTCTTGTTGATGAAGGCTCATTTGTTGAGTTAAATCCTTTTATTGAACACAGGTGCGGCGACTTTGGAATGGAAACTCAAAAAGGACCTGGAGATGGGGTAGTGACAGGCTACGGGAAAGTAAACGGCCGGCCGATCTATCTATTTTCACAGGACTTCACTGTATTTGGTGGGGCATTGGGTGAAATGCACGCAGCTAAAATTGCGAATGTTATGGATCTTGCAGCAAAGAACAGAGCACCTTTTATCGGGTTAAATGATTCCGGAGGCGCACGTATTCAGGAAGGTGTTGTTTCACTGGATGGATACGGTCAGATTTTTTACCGGAATTCAATTTATTCAGGGGTTATGCCACAGATCTCTGTAATAATGGGGCCATGCGCAGGAGGAGCCGTGTATTCACCTGCGATCACTGATTTTGTATTTATGGTAGATAAAACAAGTCAGATGTTTATTACCGGTCCAAAAGTAATTGAAACGGTGACAGGCGAAAAAATTTCATCTGAAGATTTGGGCGGATCGAAAATACATAATGCGATTAGCGGAAATGCTCATTTTCGTGCGGAAACTGAACAGGAAACGCTTGAGCAGGTTAGACAGCTGCTGAGTTACCTGCCGCAATCAAATGAAGAGCAGCCGCCGGTAGCGGATTACGATCATGAATCTGATGACAGACCTGACCTCGCAGACGCTATCCCTTTTGATCCGCTTCGCCCCTATGATGTGCGTATTGTTCTCGATCACGTTGTTGATAAAGGATCCTTCATGGAAGTGCAAAAAGAATTTGCACGCAATATTGTAGTTGGCTTTGCAAGAATAAAAGGAGAAACAGTTGGTCTTGTTTGTAACCAGCCTAAAGTGATGGCAGGTGGTCTTGATATTGATTCAAGCGATAAAGCATCAAGGTTTATCCGTTTTTGTGACTCATTCAATATTCCGATCATTACGTTTGAAGATGTGACCGGTTTCTTCCCTGGCATCAAGCAGGAGCATGGTGGCATTATCAGACACGGTGCTAAAATTTTATATGCCTATTCTGAAGCAACCGTACCAAAAATGACAGTGATTCTTCGTAAAGCGTATGGTGGGGCTTATGTGGCACTAAACAGCAAATCAATCGGTGCTGACCTTGTATTTGCTTGGCCAAATGCAGAAATCGCTGTTATGGGTCCTCAGGGAGCAGCAAATATCATTTTTGCAAAAGAGATTGCAAGTAGCGAAAACCCTGAAGCGATGCGTGCACAAAAGATCGAAGAATATCGTGAAAAGTTTGCTAATCCATTTGTCGCTGCCTCAAGAGGAATGGTTGATGATGTAATTGACCCGAGGGAGACAAGAATAAAGCTCATACAGGGGCTTGAAATGATGAGAAACAAACATGAAGACCGCCCGAAGAAGAAGCACGGTAACATACCGCTGTAA
- a CDS encoding ABC transporter, with protein sequence MIKVDGLYKSFGDLEVLKNIDAEIKEGEVVVVIGPSGSGKSTFLRCLNLLEEPTAGKIMIGQDEVTSKKFNPQKLRSEVGMVFQHFHLFPHMTVLENVTYAPLKVKNVNKADAEKLGKELLAKVGLSDKANEYPNRLSGGQKQRVAIARALAMEPKVMLFDEPTSALDPEMVKEVLDVMKSLAVTGMTMMIVTHEMGFAREVADRVIFMDEGMLVEQADPKAFFSAPATERARNFLQKVL encoded by the coding sequence GTGATTAAAGTAGATGGACTTTATAAATCTTTTGGTGATCTTGAAGTTTTAAAAAATATTGATGCAGAAATTAAAGAAGGCGAAGTAGTGGTTGTGATCGGGCCTTCAGGGTCCGGTAAATCAACATTTCTAAGATGTCTGAATCTGCTTGAAGAGCCAACCGCAGGAAAGATTATGATCGGACAGGATGAAGTAACAAGCAAGAAGTTCAATCCGCAAAAATTGAGGTCGGAAGTCGGGATGGTATTTCAGCATTTTCACTTATTCCCGCATATGACTGTGCTTGAAAATGTTACATATGCACCTTTAAAAGTGAAAAACGTGAATAAAGCAGATGCAGAAAAACTTGGCAAGGAGTTACTTGCTAAAGTAGGGCTCTCTGATAAAGCAAATGAGTATCCAAATCGACTTTCAGGAGGCCAGAAGCAGCGTGTTGCGATTGCAAGGGCACTTGCAATGGAGCCAAAAGTCATGCTGTTTGATGAGCCGACTTCAGCGCTTGATCCTGAAATGGTAAAAGAAGTGCTTGATGTAATGAAATCACTTGCAGTTACAGGTATGACAATGATGATCGTGACGCATGAAATGGGATTTGCACGCGAAGTGGCAGACCGTGTTATTTTTATGGATGAAGGCATGCTTGTAGAGCAGGCCGACCCGAAAGCGTTTTTCAGCGCACCAGCAACAGAAAGAGCCCGAAATTTTCTGCAAAAAGTGTTATAA
- a CDS encoding polar amino acid ABC transporter inner membrane subunit: MNFEQIVPSMPYILQGIWVTLQIILIAGLLGFAIGIILSLFKIGRIPFLRWFADGYTSIFRGTPLVLQLMIIYYASPQLFGVQIEAYTAAILSFGLNSAAYISEIIRAGIQAVDKGQREAAMALGVPYNKMMKDVILPQAMKNILPALMNEFITLTKESAIVTVIGVTDIMRRAYIVGSDKFSFLEPLLFAGLIYYLMVLVLTFAGKWVEGRMRRSD, from the coding sequence ATGAACTTTGAGCAAATCGTTCCTTCAATGCCATATATCCTTCAGGGGATCTGGGTCACGCTTCAGATTATTCTGATTGCCGGATTACTTGGTTTTGCAATAGGAATTATACTATCATTATTTAAGATCGGCAGAATTCCATTTTTAAGATGGTTTGCTGATGGTTATACTTCGATATTTAGAGGAACACCACTCGTACTTCAGCTGATGATTATCTATTACGCATCGCCGCAGCTATTTGGTGTTCAGATTGAGGCTTATACTGCAGCTATCCTGTCGTTTGGCCTGAATTCAGCTGCTTATATTTCTGAAATCATCCGTGCCGGTATTCAGGCAGTTGATAAAGGACAGCGTGAAGCAGCGATGGCGCTGGGTGTACCTTATAATAAAATGATGAAAGACGTTATACTGCCTCAGGCAATGAAGAATATCTTACCAGCACTCATGAATGAATTTATTACATTAACGAAAGAATCAGCAATTGTGACTGTCATCGGTGTTACTGATATTATGAGAAGAGCTTATATCGTTGGAAGTGACAAGTTTTCGTTCCTCGAGCCGCTGTTGTTTGCCGGGCTCATTTATTACTTAATGGTACTTGTTCTGACGTTTGCCGGTAAATGGGTTGAAGGGAGAATGAGAAGAAGTGATTAA
- a CDS encoding ABC transporter substrate-binding protein, whose amino-acid sequence MNKTLFISTLTGVLILSACGSEEEQSGQAGSSEDTPQLVMGTSADYRPFEYVDTANGDEIIGYDVDLANLIADELGFEFTIQDMEFSGLITALQNEQVDFVLAAMTPTEERKENVEFTDIYYVAQDMIISLEGSDISTPEDLEGKTVGVQLGSIQQEYVDGLAEEMDITVETRNRIPELMQDVINERFDAIIVENTVAEGYLNNSEELTGETIEVEEQEAGSAIALPLESEWTDQFNEVLAELEESGELEKLAEKWFGGDAAE is encoded by the coding sequence ATGAACAAAACATTATTTATCTCAACATTAACAGGTGTTTTAATTCTATCAGCATGCGGTTCGGAGGAAGAACAGTCAGGTCAGGCTGGCTCATCTGAAGATACACCTCAGCTTGTAATGGGTACTTCAGCAGATTACAGACCTTTTGAATATGTAGATACTGCAAACGGGGATGAAATCATCGGCTATGATGTTGATCTTGCTAACCTGATTGCAGATGAACTTGGATTTGAGTTTACGATTCAGGACATGGAATTCAGCGGACTCATCACGGCACTTCAAAATGAACAGGTCGACTTTGTACTTGCTGCGATGACACCGACAGAAGAGAGAAAAGAAAATGTGGAATTTACAGACATCTACTATGTAGCGCAGGATATGATTATTTCACTTGAGGGCAGCGACATTTCAACGCCAGAAGATCTTGAAGGCAAAACGGTAGGTGTTCAACTCGGATCTATTCAGCAGGAATATGTTGACGGGCTTGCTGAGGAAATGGATATTACAGTTGAGACGAGAAATCGTATTCCTGAACTGATGCAGGACGTAATTAATGAAAGATTTGATGCAATTATTGTTGAAAACACAGTCGCTGAAGGATATTTGAATAATAGTGAAGAGTTAACAGGTGAAACGATTGAAGTTGAAGAGCAGGAAGCAGGTTCTGCAATTGCACTGCCACTTGAAAGTGAATGGACGGATCAGTTTAATGAAGTGCTTGCCGAACTAGAAGAATCGGGTGAACTTGAAAAACTGGCTGAAAAATGGTTTGGCGGAGATGCAGCTGAATAA
- a CDS encoding transporter, with translation MNNPNKKRVFKKKKQDDIQIESLAEKILAGERGSLSKGITLIESNAIHHRQKANELVQSLLPHTGNSIRVGITGVPGAGKSTWIESFGKTAVKKSYKIAVLAVDPSSSLSGGSILGDKTRMEFLAHHPDVFIRPSPSSGTLGGVARMTRETILLCEAAGYDLILVETVGVGQSEGIVRGMTDFFLLLSLTGAGDELQGMKKGIMELVDAIVINKADGTNKDQAIQTMHDYNQILRFLSPATKGWKPRAHTCSALYNEGIEELFEIIHQFIHETKETGEFRERRSRQAVDWMSQLVQIRLNESFFNQEKKNLMKKLESKVKQNELSPSEAVDVLFNKD, from the coding sequence ATGAATAATCCAAATAAGAAAAGAGTGTTCAAAAAGAAGAAACAGGATGATATTCAGATCGAGTCACTTGCAGAAAAAATACTTGCAGGTGAGAGAGGTTCTCTGTCAAAAGGGATAACACTAATTGAAAGCAATGCTATTCATCACAGACAAAAAGCAAATGAATTAGTACAGTCCCTTCTGCCGCATACAGGTAACAGTATCCGTGTAGGAATAACTGGAGTACCCGGTGCCGGCAAAAGTACCTGGATCGAGTCTTTTGGGAAAACAGCAGTGAAGAAAAGTTATAAAATCGCTGTACTGGCAGTAGATCCGAGCTCTTCTCTATCCGGAGGCAGTATTTTGGGTGATAAAACACGGATGGAGTTTTTAGCTCATCATCCGGATGTTTTTATCAGACCTTCACCATCATCAGGTACACTCGGCGGAGTAGCAAGAATGACAAGAGAAACAATTTTATTGTGTGAAGCAGCCGGGTATGACCTCATTTTAGTTGAAACAGTTGGTGTAGGGCAGAGTGAAGGGATCGTAAGGGGCATGACTGACTTTTTTTTACTGCTTTCTCTTACAGGCGCAGGAGATGAACTACAGGGAATGAAAAAAGGAATCATGGAATTGGTGGATGCAATTGTCATTAATAAAGCAGATGGCACTAATAAAGATCAGGCAATTCAGACGATGCATGATTATAATCAGATTTTACGCTTTCTCTCACCTGCAACCAAAGGATGGAAGCCAAGAGCTCATACATGTTCTGCTTTATACAATGAAGGAATTGAAGAATTATTTGAGATCATACATCAATTTATTCATGAAACAAAAGAAACTGGGGAATTTCGCGAAAGAAGAAGCAGACAGGCCGTCGATTGGATGAGTCAGCTTGTACAGATCAGGCTGAATGAGTCTTTTTTCAACCAGGAAAAGAAAAATCTGATGAAAAAGCTTGAATCAAAAGTGAAACAAAACGAACTGTCCCCATCTGAAGCAGTAGATGTATTATTTAATAAGGATTAA
- a CDS encoding methylmalonyl-CoA mutase, with protein sequence MKPEFKKDSFKWSDYKHDADISDDQLMTNEEIEIKSFYTGRDVHNPDSLKELPGAAPFTRGPYPTMYTTRPWTIRQYAGFSTAEESNAFYRRNLEMGQKGLSVAFDLATHRGYDSDHDRVTGDVGKAGVAIDSVEDMKILFDGIPLDQMSVSMTMNGAVLPIMAFYIVAAEEQGVTPDQLSGTIQNDILKEYMVRNTYIYPPEMSMRIIADIFSYTARQMPKFNSISISGYHIQEAGAPADVELAYTLADGLEYVRTGLKAGIEIDRFAPRLSFFWGIGMNYFMEVAKMRAARKMWASLIKPFNPENPKSLMLRTHSQTSGWSLTEQDPYNNVMRTLMEAHAAAMGHTQSLHTNALDEAIALPTDFSARIARNTQLYLQEETGITNVIDPWGGSYYVESLTEQIMEKAWAHIEEIESLGGMTKAIETGLPKMRIEEAAAKRQAKIDSGKEVIIGVNRHRLDHEDEMEILSIDNEKVRQGQIDRINQMREQRDEAAVVSALDAITKAAETDENLLEKAIDAARLRATLGEISDAIEKVSGRHQAVIRSVSGVYSDAYSDSDAIEHVREMTATFMEQEGRRPRILIAKMGQDGHDRGAKVISTAFADLGFDVDIGPLFQTPEETAAQAVENDVHVIGVSSLAAGHKTLVPALMKELKKWGREDIMVVIGGVIPAQDYAYLLNNGASAIFGPGTVIPAAAEKVIEEIYDRLGYEEVTGDE encoded by the coding sequence ATGAAGCCTGAATTCAAAAAAGATTCTTTTAAATGGTCTGATTATAAGCACGACGCTGACATTTCAGATGATCAGCTGATGACGAATGAAGAAATTGAAATAAAATCTTTTTATACCGGGCGTGATGTGCACAATCCAGACAGTTTAAAGGAGCTGCCGGGAGCTGCTCCATTTACACGCGGACCTTACCCGACAATGTATACAACAAGACCCTGGACAATCAGGCAATATGCCGGTTTTTCAACTGCTGAAGAGAGCAATGCTTTTTACAGAAGAAATCTTGAGATGGGTCAAAAAGGCTTATCAGTTGCGTTTGATCTCGCTACTCACCGCGGATACGACTCAGATCATGACAGAGTGACAGGCGACGTGGGAAAAGCAGGGGTAGCCATTGATTCTGTTGAAGATATGAAAATTCTGTTTGACGGTATACCGCTTGATCAGATGTCTGTATCAATGACAATGAATGGTGCTGTATTGCCCATTATGGCTTTTTATATTGTGGCAGCTGAAGAACAAGGCGTCACGCCCGATCAGCTGTCAGGCACGATTCAAAACGATATATTAAAAGAATATATGGTAAGGAATACTTATATCTATCCTCCTGAAATGTCGATGAGAATCATTGCGGATATATTTTCGTATACAGCCCGGCAAATGCCGAAATTTAATTCTATTTCAATCTCCGGCTATCATATTCAGGAAGCTGGTGCACCTGCTGATGTTGAGCTTGCTTATACACTTGCAGACGGGCTTGAGTATGTCAGAACAGGCTTAAAGGCTGGTATAGAAATCGACCGGTTCGCACCGAGATTATCATTTTTCTGGGGAATCGGTATGAACTACTTTATGGAAGTGGCAAAAATGAGGGCTGCAAGAAAAATGTGGGCATCACTAATAAAGCCATTCAATCCTGAAAATCCTAAATCTTTAATGCTGAGGACGCATTCACAGACATCCGGCTGGTCACTGACTGAGCAGGATCCATATAACAATGTCATGCGGACTTTAATGGAAGCTCACGCTGCAGCAATGGGTCATACCCAGTCTCTTCATACAAATGCCCTTGATGAGGCAATCGCACTGCCAACGGACTTCTCAGCAAGAATAGCAAGGAATACTCAGCTTTATCTACAGGAAGAGACAGGCATTACAAATGTGATTGATCCCTGGGGAGGCTCTTATTATGTAGAAAGCTTAACTGAGCAGATTATGGAAAAAGCCTGGGCTCATATCGAAGAAATAGAATCACTCGGCGGCATGACAAAAGCAATTGAGACAGGTCTGCCAAAAATGAGGATTGAAGAAGCGGCGGCTAAAAGGCAGGCAAAGATTGACTCTGGTAAAGAAGTAATCATTGGCGTTAACCGTCACCGTCTCGACCATGAAGATGAAATGGAGATTTTATCAATCGATAATGAAAAAGTAAGGCAGGGTCAAATCGACAGAATTAATCAAATGCGTGAACAAAGAGATGAAGCGGCAGTTGTAAGCGCGCTTGACGCTATAACAAAAGCAGCTGAAACTGATGAAAATCTCCTTGAAAAAGCCATAGATGCTGCAAGACTCAGAGCAACCCTTGGTGAAATTTCTGATGCGATTGAAAAAGTGAGTGGCAGACATCAGGCTGTAATCCGTTCAGTCAGCGGTGTATATAGTGATGCGTACTCTGATTCTGATGCGATTGAACACGTTCGTGAAATGACTGCAACATTTATGGAGCAGGAAGGCAGAAGACCGCGTATTTTAATTGCAAAAATGGGACAGGATGGCCATGATCGAGGGGCAAAAGTGATATCCACTGCATTTGCGGACCTTGGATTTGATGTTGATATCGGACCATTATTCCAAACCCCAGAAGAAACGGCGGCTCAGGCTGTTGAGAATGATGTTCACGTTATTGGTGTCAGCTCTCTTGCAGCTGGACATAAAACACTTGTACCGGCTTTGATGAAGGAGCTGAAAAAATGGGGCAGAGAAGACATTATGGTCGTAATTGGCGGCGTTATACCTGCTCAGGATTATGCGTATCTTCTTAATAACGGAGCATCAGCTATTTTTGGTCCAGGTACGGTCATTCCGGCTGCTGCAGAAAAAGTGATCGAAGAGATATATGATCGCCTTGGCTACGAGGAAGTTACAGGGGATGAATAA